Proteins encoded together in one Salarchaeum sp. JOR-1 window:
- a CDS encoding phospholipase D-like domain-containing protein gives MTKTEFEATVEFDDGSTAELEMAADKSWDSFLNYFGDAQHVYCVTYSQSPAFIYKMFQNQDLSVETLEVIVGDNQHDDYRRSLKNTSNAKKIAAQLESLRRNDELLIHTVDSARVLLHTKLYIVENQDGSRTLICGSANLSKQAWQGSKQTNVNIAWRTDGDTPVDEWFERLYAVHKDYATPFMEDLTEEIEGADSADEEAKIYDIWLGGDEFSDDPVAELNARLDDAVDEDQVNTYNVVTESEEAENAVMAAEDTDTDPTEISQDKRVRLSPQGLEDAISNLDGTLSANNIRINDGEIVATPAGIARYKETFTGYPDLNVDREEKTVGLRVDDSVLELTAPLPDDPKEVADALDLIEDYVETVGEFGETRTTKETRAHFYEGVIYFCWAPFANYCAHHYAEYESAELDKDLPFLFLHGDNDSGKGMFLRFGARLISNGYVQEVTTGDDFVKNNIERARASDTVFPYIVDDVAKSKIDRDIIKSYWEGKWDGSIQMPTFIFSSNDSTKPKSELRTRMKTLDFNVNFSELEKDEREAAAQIAGQADSCNLFPWFAHLFLQRDITLPDQADRLADARDVFAELYAYADKEPPKYVPLEKPAEQKHDPGRRKWISALSDDLCELEFKDDGRVVADFSAHLDQQNCWEFQKATPAHIRANIYGAAVQFESADRFRGWIDDPGVIDDARGESQRAADDSGVLSRVTRLVRG, from the coding sequence ATGACGAAAACGGAATTCGAAGCGACAGTCGAGTTCGATGACGGCAGCACAGCAGAGTTGGAAATGGCTGCTGACAAATCGTGGGACAGCTTCCTGAATTACTTCGGTGACGCTCAGCACGTCTATTGCGTCACGTACAGTCAGTCCCCGGCATTCATCTACAAGATGTTTCAGAATCAAGACCTCTCAGTGGAGACGCTGGAGGTCATCGTGGGTGACAACCAGCACGACGATTATCGGCGCTCACTGAAGAACACGAGCAACGCCAAGAAAATCGCCGCCCAACTGGAGTCACTTCGTCGCAACGACGAGCTTCTCATCCATACTGTCGATTCCGCTCGCGTTCTCCTTCATACGAAACTCTACATCGTCGAAAACCAGGACGGGTCGCGGACGCTCATCTGTGGGTCGGCGAATCTGTCCAAGCAAGCCTGGCAAGGGAGCAAACAGACGAACGTCAATATCGCTTGGCGGACGGACGGGGACACGCCCGTTGATGAGTGGTTCGAGCGGCTTTATGCGGTCCACAAGGATTACGCGACGCCGTTTATGGAAGATCTCACGGAAGAAATCGAGGGGGCGGACTCGGCAGACGAAGAGGCGAAGATCTACGACATCTGGCTGGGTGGGGATGAGTTCAGTGATGATCCCGTTGCCGAGTTGAACGCCCGGCTCGACGACGCAGTTGATGAAGACCAGGTCAATACGTACAACGTCGTTACTGAGTCCGAAGAGGCGGAGAATGCAGTAATGGCCGCCGAAGACACCGACACTGACCCGACCGAAATCAGTCAGGACAAGCGCGTGCGCCTTTCCCCGCAGGGCCTGGAAGACGCGATCTCGAATCTGGACGGTACGCTGTCGGCCAATAACATCCGGATTAACGATGGCGAGATCGTGGCGACGCCAGCAGGGATCGCGCGGTACAAAGAGACATTCACCGGGTATCCTGATCTCAATGTCGATAGAGAGGAGAAAACAGTCGGGCTGCGGGTTGATGACTCCGTCCTCGAATTAACGGCTCCCCTCCCGGACGATCCGAAGGAAGTCGCTGACGCGCTCGACCTGATCGAGGACTACGTCGAAACAGTCGGCGAATTCGGAGAGACACGGACGACCAAGGAGACGCGCGCGCACTTCTACGAGGGGGTGATCTACTTCTGCTGGGCGCCGTTCGCCAACTACTGCGCCCACCACTACGCCGAATACGAATCCGCGGAGCTCGACAAGGACCTGCCGTTCCTGTTCCTTCACGGCGACAACGACAGCGGGAAAGGCATGTTCCTGCGGTTCGGGGCCCGGCTCATCTCGAACGGGTACGTACAGGAGGTCACGACCGGAGACGACTTTGTCAAAAACAACATCGAGCGTGCTCGTGCGTCGGACACTGTTTTCCCGTACATCGTTGACGACGTGGCGAAGTCGAAGATCGACCGGGACATCATCAAGTCGTACTGGGAGGGCAAGTGGGATGGCTCCATCCAGATGCCGACGTTCATTTTCTCCTCGAACGATTCGACGAAGCCGAAATCCGAGCTTCGGACCCGTATGAAGACGCTGGATTTCAACGTCAACTTCTCCGAGCTGGAAAAGGATGAACGGGAAGCCGCCGCGCAAATCGCGGGCCAGGCGGACAGTTGCAATTTGTTCCCGTGGTTCGCTCACCTGTTCTTACAGCGGGACATCACGCTTCCCGACCAGGCCGACCGACTCGCAGATGCTCGTGATGTGTTCGCGGAGCTGTACGCGTACGCCGACAAGGAACCACCAAAGTATGTCCCGCTGGAGAAGCCCGCAGAGCAGAAGCACGATCCCGGCCGGCGAAAGTGGATCAGTGCGCTCTCAGATGACCTGTGCGAGCTCGAATTCAAAGACGACGGGCGCGTCGTTGCAGATTTCTCGGCACATCTGGACCAGCAGAATTGCTGGGAATTCCAGAAAGCGACCCCGGCACACATCCGAGCGAATATTTACGGCGCCGCGGTGCAGTTCGAGAGCGCAGATCGCTTCCGGGGTTGGATTGATGACCCCGGCGTCATCGATGATGCACGAGGGGAGTCACAAAGAGCTGCTGACGACAGCGGCGTCTTATCGCGGGTCACACGGCTCGTTCGTGGGTAA
- a CDS encoding DNA helicase UvrD: MVEHASHREFDGTLVTASFGSETVERTAREEYRTLLDEHDSEEVLVITGAPTSTDTFRETLGAELPGAATPYVTSLVVHATDVVNQTDDRVILSDALRRELLHRFLADYEWETEYLQRASDQPSFIEDVDAVMSTISWQTVAPDETPELRDITTALDAFHDWLAEHDHMERGQLISEALDVLSGDDRDDVVDFEAVLAVEFEEFFPLDRAYLDALAGDCEIVCIAEENASVRRTWVETGPITEYVSFSESRRGASETPLTRPAATAAYFADEAVPADPETGSVSVLATDSSDEQLAEVANEIEDLVARSDWSYDDIAVATKQSGSTVTDTIEALERAGVPAESMTVTGFGDDPAIRELLAAVRHLAADGEDDVPDHGPDLDTERLERVREMDSLEEGIRWWATDSGLKERIAERASPLDARSQFGNVRRAFRMAEFLDDTGFLDATWESFEAMLERAHEYAPQQNQTSATDLDGGVRVDHLQAIKNESFRAVFLVNLVDSEYPGDPFLTRLFPTERVASMPDYPGVTDLDEGDVDATFPTESTASSRPFARYHTEHARRRLAIGAGAADEHLYCCLYEYEDTALEERAQASRFLTAAYDDLPWVSEADEPRITSEQAAEDYLLSRVDDALAEVRRANSQDVTVSLDEVEAELGEIQDVLDESGERGEELRKALRARVEFANGEVRR; encoded by the coding sequence ATGGTTGAACACGCATCTCACCGGGAGTTTGACGGGACGTTAGTCACGGCATCATTCGGGAGCGAAACCGTCGAACGGACAGCGCGGGAGGAATACCGTACGCTCCTCGACGAGCACGATTCTGAGGAAGTACTCGTCATTACGGGGGCACCGACGAGTACGGACACGTTCCGGGAGACGTTAGGTGCGGAGTTGCCGGGTGCGGCGACGCCGTACGTGACGTCGCTCGTCGTGCATGCGACCGATGTCGTTAATCAGACCGATGACCGCGTGATTCTCTCTGACGCGCTGCGGCGAGAACTCCTCCACCGGTTCCTCGCTGACTACGAGTGGGAGACAGAGTACCTCCAGCGGGCGTCTGACCAGCCGTCATTCATCGAAGACGTGGACGCGGTGATGAGCACGATCTCCTGGCAAACGGTCGCCCCTGACGAAACCCCGGAACTCCGTGACATCACTACTGCGCTTGACGCGTTCCATGATTGGCTCGCTGAGCACGATCATATGGAGCGCGGCCAACTCATCTCGGAAGCGCTCGATGTCCTCTCAGGGGATGACCGCGACGATGTCGTCGATTTCGAGGCGGTGCTCGCAGTCGAGTTTGAGGAGTTCTTCCCGCTCGACCGTGCGTATCTCGACGCGCTCGCAGGGGACTGTGAGATCGTCTGTATCGCCGAGGAGAACGCGAGTGTGCGCCGCACGTGGGTCGAGACAGGCCCTATCACGGAGTACGTTTCGTTCAGCGAGTCGCGCCGCGGGGCGTCGGAGACACCCTTAACGCGGCCGGCTGCCACGGCAGCGTATTTCGCCGATGAGGCGGTTCCGGCAGACCCAGAGACGGGGTCGGTGTCCGTCCTCGCTACAGACTCCAGTGACGAGCAACTCGCCGAGGTCGCCAACGAGATTGAAGACCTTGTCGCGCGGTCGGACTGGAGCTACGACGACATCGCTGTCGCCACGAAACAAAGTGGGAGTACGGTTACGGACACGATCGAAGCGCTGGAGCGCGCTGGGGTTCCAGCGGAATCGATGACTGTCACTGGGTTTGGTGACGATCCTGCGATTCGGGAACTCCTCGCTGCCGTCCGGCATCTCGCAGCGGACGGGGAGGATGACGTGCCCGACCACGGGCCGGACCTCGATACGGAGCGCTTGGAGCGCGTCCGCGAGATGGACAGCCTCGAAGAGGGGATCCGTTGGTGGGCGACAGACTCAGGGTTGAAAGAACGGATCGCGGAGCGAGCCTCACCCTTGGATGCGCGCTCGCAGTTCGGGAACGTCCGGCGGGCGTTCCGAATGGCCGAGTTCCTCGACGACACCGGGTTCCTGGACGCGACCTGGGAGTCCTTCGAGGCGATGCTCGAACGCGCCCACGAGTACGCCCCGCAGCAGAACCAGACGAGTGCGACGGACCTCGACGGTGGCGTCCGCGTGGACCACCTGCAAGCTATCAAGAACGAGTCGTTCCGCGCGGTGTTTCTCGTGAATCTCGTCGATAGCGAGTACCCGGGTGACCCGTTCCTGACGCGGTTGTTCCCGACCGAGCGGGTTGCGTCGATGCCGGACTACCCTGGTGTCACGGACCTCGACGAAGGGGACGTGGATGCGACGTTCCCGACCGAATCGACGGCGTCGAGTCGGCCGTTCGCGCGGTATCACACGGAACACGCGCGGCGACGCCTGGCGATTGGGGCTGGCGCTGCGGACGAGCACCTGTACTGTTGTCTGTACGAGTACGAGGACACCGCGTTGGAAGAGCGTGCGCAGGCGTCGCGGTTCCTCACGGCAGCGTATGATGACCTCCCGTGGGTGTCTGAGGCCGACGAGCCACGGATCACGAGTGAGCAGGCAGCAGAAGACTATCTGCTGTCGCGGGTTGATGACGCGCTCGCTGAAGTCCGCCGCGCGAACAGCCAGGATGTGACCGTGTCGCTTGACGAGGTCGAAGCGGAACTGGGGGAGATCCAGGATGTGCTTGACGAGAGTGGCGAGCGCGGTGAGGAGCTTCGGAAGGCGTTGCGTGCGCGTGTCGAGTTCGCTAACGGGGAGGTGCGACGATGA
- a CDS encoding PD-(D/E)XK nuclease family protein, with protein sequence MSNVSLSPSRLATYATCPRQYDYSYVQDVNAPDRTELYLNQGTIYHETIEEVCDATDADDSPETIHERAMDIFDAKWAEHSTPADYESEAHQEYQRVENRAGIKAFFDPDGGDGIDHARQSVATECWVECERDWRALHGKADNVLRTEDGLHVIDYKRNTRGVLSSGTAEYLGDHLDGEGHEPKRVRNAFQTAVYIEGVKNEPFYEDGMGVRFSFYGLLNSTSFESTPTGYEVSARGYPRETTDIYDEHYDTIWALIRAAHDGITSESYEPEPFDLINEEACPDCEYREMCADRLSGEVRR encoded by the coding sequence ATGAGCAACGTGTCCCTCTCTCCGTCACGGTTGGCGACGTACGCGACGTGTCCCCGACAGTACGACTACAGTTACGTCCAGGACGTGAACGCGCCGGATCGCACCGAACTGTATCTCAACCAGGGGACGATTTATCACGAGACGATCGAGGAGGTGTGTGACGCGACCGACGCAGACGACTCGCCGGAGACGATCCACGAGCGCGCGATGGACATCTTCGACGCGAAGTGGGCCGAACACAGCACCCCGGCGGATTACGAGTCTGAGGCGCACCAGGAATACCAGCGTGTGGAGAACCGCGCTGGGATCAAGGCGTTCTTCGATCCGGATGGTGGCGACGGCATCGATCACGCTCGCCAGTCGGTCGCCACTGAGTGCTGGGTGGAGTGCGAACGCGATTGGCGTGCGCTGCACGGGAAAGCCGATAACGTCCTTCGAACGGAGGACGGGCTTCATGTCATCGACTACAAGCGGAATACCCGCGGTGTGCTGTCGTCCGGGACAGCAGAGTATCTCGGTGACCACCTCGATGGGGAGGGCCACGAGCCGAAGCGTGTCCGGAATGCGTTCCAGACAGCGGTGTACATCGAGGGCGTCAAGAACGAACCGTTCTACGAGGACGGGATGGGGGTCCGGTTCAGTTTCTACGGGTTGCTCAACAGTACGTCCTTCGAGAGTACGCCGACAGGGTACGAGGTGTCTGCCCGTGGGTATCCGCGGGAAACCACGGACATCTACGACGAGCACTACGACACGATCTGGGCGCTCATTCGTGCCGCGCACGACGGTATCACGAGCGAATCTTACGAGCCGGAGCCGTTCGACCTCATCAACGAGGAGGCGTGTCCGGACTGTGAGTATCGGGAGATGTGTGCTGACCGCCTCTCGGGGGAGGTGCGACGATGA
- a CDS encoding ATP-dependent DNA helicase: MSDDEHPSWYPVPEEDISPETQQQAIIDSDAYPMRVLAGAGTGKTFTMVRKIEYLIDEEDVSPDRILALTFTNNAADSMREKLNAKLGAAGYDIDAYTYHSICNEILTDYAYEAGLDPDFEVATDAEKYAIVLDVLDDIEYRSVKPNVYGSDGYASGAASKLLNFIGSMKRSGITPDDIDAFLGPADRVYEAAELSERVEAIASDHLGGRSVSSVLDSLPDARADLVNERDELGTEGMEASVRDFFDRLVDLCDALEAAFEAHEAGDRELPENAYKLPKYLLGGYASGAPKGIPDDLDLELTGHLASFLSDCLTARDLTAGYAAYERELDERNLIDFDGLVVETAALMDSPVGEEIADRWDYVFCDEFQDTDRLQFDLVTSLVTEDNLFVVGDDDQAIYEWRGAHVANITDELDAAFDALTDKPLEENFRSRQPILDLANEAITKLDHRERHKTLTRVDEPEYDGDTVATVELPDDDADVDGAGQLRTVVQNLLSGAADALDTAYDPGDIALLVRKNDHATPIIEEFEDAGIPYQVAGDLATESVGVGTVTAYLKALARPEDEVSWNRVLQMRYRVCDTDLRTLNTGDEPLVDTLRETPLDEFEEPDRVAEARDHVTELLEIRDSASLSHLYRELTDLTNIEWYLSEQERRDLAQLEDVIEQYGDSAVQPPLTPEFIDSLEHYDSLFDESGSTPTSQPDVAGDAVNVMTIHKSKGLDFPVVLIPQVTADEWAPSSRTYDALETGLSDGATAAFDEDYLTRDARETRRVFHVGITRAEDILVLQGDYEDDADADEEGHPMTDVVREMLPPRIPWQPERGHLPIWADVQECLPTAAVDWTDTVAKKTVGGVGGTVRHDGDELAVETARDRVLNLATASLDGDLTTDGDRSTLHVESLTGPPTPKPSLSHSYTSLAAYEECPRSHYLDYVVNAFPDYQASTEAATDGVSQREIGLLFHHTAEQAANQRAQNREEWYEICERLASQRRAEEALPAAKQCIDRYFELDISEYEVIDAEREFEIDLNGHELTGYIDAVYRTPDDELVVIDYKATERHRDLDDDKQLPIYLLACRDLYDKPVARAGYAYVGELGPKIESRRFSEGDLSAVESDVTTMMNEISNLSFERFSSGDHCRWCQHNQLACAPESFPVGPGFEE; the protein is encoded by the coding sequence ATGAGCGACGACGAGCATCCATCATGGTACCCGGTTCCGGAGGAGGACATCTCTCCGGAGACCCAACAGCAGGCGATCATCGACTCCGACGCCTATCCAATGCGGGTCTTGGCCGGGGCGGGGACGGGGAAGACGTTCACGATGGTGCGGAAGATCGAGTATCTCATCGACGAGGAGGACGTGTCTCCGGATCGGATTCTCGCGTTGACGTTCACGAACAATGCCGCGGATTCGATGCGGGAGAAGCTCAACGCGAAACTCGGGGCGGCCGGCTACGACATCGATGCGTACACGTACCACTCGATCTGCAACGAGATCCTCACCGACTACGCCTACGAAGCGGGGCTCGACCCGGACTTCGAGGTGGCGACGGACGCTGAGAAGTACGCCATCGTGCTGGATGTTCTGGACGACATCGAGTATCGCTCGGTCAAACCCAACGTGTATGGGAGTGACGGGTACGCGTCGGGTGCGGCGTCGAAGCTGCTCAACTTCATTGGCTCGATGAAGCGCAGCGGCATTACGCCCGACGACATCGATGCCTTCCTCGGGCCGGCTGACCGTGTCTACGAGGCCGCCGAGCTTTCCGAGCGTGTCGAGGCGATTGCCAGCGATCATCTGGGTGGCCGTTCCGTGTCGAGCGTGCTGGACTCGCTCCCTGACGCACGCGCTGACCTCGTCAACGAACGTGACGAGTTGGGGACGGAGGGAATGGAAGCCAGCGTGCGCGACTTCTTCGACCGACTCGTGGATCTCTGCGACGCGCTGGAAGCGGCGTTCGAAGCCCACGAGGCGGGTGACCGGGAGTTACCGGAGAACGCGTATAAGCTCCCGAAATACCTGCTCGGCGGTTACGCGAGTGGTGCGCCGAAAGGGATTCCGGACGATCTCGACCTCGAACTCACGGGCCATCTCGCTTCGTTCCTCTCGGACTGTCTCACGGCCCGTGACCTCACCGCGGGCTACGCGGCGTACGAACGCGAACTCGACGAGCGGAACCTCATTGACTTCGATGGGCTCGTCGTGGAGACAGCTGCCCTGATGGACTCGCCTGTCGGTGAGGAGATCGCTGACAGGTGGGACTACGTGTTCTGCGACGAATTCCAGGACACGGATCGCCTCCAGTTCGACCTCGTCACCTCACTCGTCACTGAGGACAACCTGTTCGTCGTCGGGGACGACGACCAGGCGATCTACGAGTGGCGCGGCGCACACGTCGCCAACATCACCGACGAACTCGACGCCGCGTTCGACGCACTCACCGACAAACCCCTGGAGGAGAACTTCCGGTCTCGACAGCCGATCCTCGACCTGGCGAACGAGGCGATCACGAAACTCGACCACCGCGAACGACACAAGACCCTGACCCGCGTCGACGAACCTGAATACGACGGGGACACTGTCGCAACCGTCGAACTGCCAGACGATGATGCGGATGTGGACGGCGCAGGCCAGCTTCGCACCGTCGTCCAGAATTTGCTGAGTGGCGCCGCAGACGCTCTTGACACGGCATACGATCCGGGCGATATCGCGCTGCTCGTCCGGAAGAACGACCACGCCACACCCATCATCGAGGAATTCGAAGACGCCGGCATCCCATACCAGGTGGCCGGCGATTTGGCCACAGAATCGGTCGGCGTCGGGACTGTCACGGCCTATCTGAAAGCGCTCGCGCGACCCGAAGACGAGGTGAGTTGGAATCGCGTCCTGCAAATGCGGTACCGCGTGTGCGACACGGACCTCCGTACCCTCAACACGGGCGACGAGCCACTCGTAGACACACTCCGGGAGACACCGCTTGACGAGTTCGAGGAGCCCGACCGCGTCGCGGAGGCGCGCGATCACGTCACGGAACTCCTCGAGATTCGAGACTCGGCGTCGCTCAGCCACCTGTACCGTGAACTCACGGACCTCACGAACATCGAGTGGTACCTCAGCGAGCAGGAGCGCCGCGATCTCGCGCAACTCGAAGACGTCATCGAACAGTACGGCGACAGTGCCGTCCAGCCGCCACTGACTCCGGAGTTCATCGACTCGCTCGAACACTACGACTCGCTCTTCGACGAGAGTGGGTCCACTCCGACGAGTCAGCCGGACGTCGCCGGCGATGCAGTGAACGTGATGACCATCCACAAGAGCAAGGGCCTGGACTTCCCGGTCGTCCTCATCCCACAAGTCACGGCCGACGAGTGGGCACCGAGTTCACGGACGTACGACGCGCTCGAGACAGGCCTATCGGATGGCGCGACCGCGGCATTCGACGAGGATTACCTCACGCGCGATGCGAGAGAAACACGACGCGTGTTCCACGTCGGGATAACGCGCGCCGAAGACATCCTCGTCTTGCAGGGCGACTACGAGGACGACGCCGACGCTGATGAGGAGGGTCATCCCATGACTGATGTGGTTCGAGAGATGCTGCCGCCCCGGATTCCGTGGCAACCGGAACGTGGCCATCTCCCAATTTGGGCTGACGTGCAAGAGTGCCTCCCAACTGCGGCGGTCGATTGGACCGACACCGTAGCGAAGAAGACGGTTGGCGGGGTTGGGGGGACAGTCCGTCATGATGGCGACGAACTCGCGGTCGAAACGGCACGCGACCGCGTGTTGAATCTCGCCACGGCATCGCTTGACGGTGACCTCACAACAGACGGTGACCGATCGACACTCCATGTCGAATCACTGACCGGGCCGCCGACACCGAAACCGTCGCTCTCACACAGTTACACGTCACTGGCAGCGTACGAGGAGTGTCCGCGCAGTCACTACCTTGACTACGTGGTCAACGCCTTCCCGGATTACCAGGCATCGACGGAGGCGGCTACTGACGGGGTGTCGCAGCGCGAGATTGGGCTGCTCTTCCACCACACCGCAGAACAGGCCGCGAACCAGCGTGCCCAGAACCGCGAGGAGTGGTACGAGATCTGCGAGCGACTTGCTAGTCAGCGCCGCGCCGAGGAGGCACTGCCTGCGGCCAAGCAGTGCATTGACCGGTACTTCGAGTTAGATATCTCCGAGTACGAGGTCATCGATGCTGAACGTGAATTCGAGATTGACCTCAACGGCCACGAACTCACGGGGTATATCGACGCGGTCTACCGAACGCCTGATGACGAACTGGTCGTCATCGATTACAAGGCGACCGAACGGCACCGAGATTTGGATGACGACAAGCAACTCCCGATCTACCTGCTCGCGTGCCGTGACTTATACGACAAACCGGTTGCGCGCGCCGGATACGCGTATGTCGGCGAGCTTGGGCCGAAAATCGAATCTCGACGCTTCAGCGAGGGTGACCTCTCGGCGGTCGAATCCGACGTCACGACGATGATGAACGAAATTTCGAACCTGTCGTTTGAGCGGTTTTCGTCTGGCGATCACTGTCGCTGGTGCCAACACAACCAACTGGCCTGCGCGCCAGAATCATTCCCCGTCGGCCCGGGCTTCGAGGAGTGA
- a CDS encoding TrmB family transcriptional regulator, which produces MSKAAGDPERAINGLLSVAQLLEEPREARLYTFVLREGEVTIDDIVDALEIPRTTAYSDMSTLVELGVLMRNEEQKTHTYSAVPITLTVNLDGDEYTVTPTLIEAFGRSPRDQDLDLLLEKHGLGKLATALTYAIPYAEGEISERVAARGLDLQHAFAIAVLQALREVVLDMKAVDPYFEDMQSARRQSPETED; this is translated from the coding sequence ATGTCGAAAGCCGCCGGAGATCCCGAGCGTGCCATCAACGGCCTCCTGTCGGTCGCCCAGCTCTTGGAGGAGCCACGGGAGGCGCGCCTCTACACGTTCGTCCTCCGAGAGGGGGAGGTCACTATTGACGACATCGTTGACGCATTAGAAATACCGCGAACGACCGCGTACTCGGACATGAGTACGCTCGTCGAACTTGGGGTGCTGATGCGAAATGAGGAACAGAAAACGCACACGTATTCGGCCGTTCCAATCACCCTCACCGTCAACCTCGACGGCGACGAGTATACTGTCACGCCAACCCTCATCGAGGCATTCGGACGCTCGCCCCGGGATCAGGATCTTGACCTCCTGCTCGAAAAGCACGGCCTGGGGAAGCTCGCAACCGCACTTACCTACGCGATCCCTTATGCTGAAGGCGAGATCTCGGAACGAGTGGCTGCCCGGGGACTCGACCTCCAGCACGCCTTCGCCATCGCCGTCTTGCAGGCCCTTCGGGAGGTCGTCCTCGACATGAAGGCAGTCGATCCGTACTTCGAGGATATGCAGAGTGCTCGCAGGCAATCCCCCGAGACAGAGGACTGA
- a CDS encoding oxidoreductase, which produces MSDWTPADMSSQAGKTVLVTGANSGIGFEATTAFAAAGAHVVMACRSTDRGRDAKREIESEYPGASLTVRDLDLADLNSIRAFADWYRAEYDALHVLANNAGVMAIPRSETAQGFETQFGVNHLGHFALTAHLLPVLRQTNDESRVVTQSSGVHERGRIDFDDLQSEDDYDKWTAYAQSKLANVLFAYELDRRLRTAGASVTSVACHPGYAATNLQLRGPEAEGSRLRTLAMKAANAVFAQSAEQGAWPLLYAATNPDIDGGEYIGPTGLFNMRGHPGQQESSERSHDENAARRLWTASEDLTDASYDLPDP; this is translated from the coding sequence ATGTCTGACTGGACACCCGCCGACATGAGTTCACAGGCCGGGAAGACCGTCCTCGTCACCGGCGCGAACAGCGGTATCGGGTTCGAAGCGACGACGGCGTTCGCCGCCGCCGGCGCGCACGTCGTCATGGCGTGCCGGAGCACCGACCGCGGCCGGGACGCGAAACGCGAGATCGAATCCGAGTACCCGGGCGCGTCCCTCACCGTACGCGACCTCGACCTCGCCGACCTCAACTCGATCCGGGCGTTCGCCGACTGGTACCGCGCGGAGTACGACGCGCTCCACGTCCTCGCGAACAACGCGGGCGTCATGGCGATACCGCGCTCGGAGACCGCGCAGGGGTTCGAGACGCAGTTCGGCGTGAACCACCTCGGGCACTTCGCGCTCACCGCCCACCTCCTCCCAGTCCTCCGCCAGACGAACGACGAGTCCCGCGTCGTCACCCAGTCGAGCGGTGTGCACGAGCGCGGCCGCATCGACTTCGACGACCTCCAGAGCGAGGACGACTACGACAAGTGGACCGCGTACGCGCAGTCGAAGCTCGCGAACGTCCTGTTCGCGTACGAGCTCGACCGCCGCCTCCGCACGGCGGGCGCGAGCGTCACCAGCGTCGCCTGCCACCCCGGGTACGCCGCGACCAACCTCCAACTCCGCGGCCCCGAAGCCGAAGGAAGCCGCCTCCGCACGCTCGCCATGAAAGCCGCGAACGCCGTGTTCGCGCAGAGCGCCGAACAGGGCGCGTGGCCGCTCCTCTACGCCGCGACGAACCCGGATATCGACGGCGGCGAGTACATCGGCCCGACCGGACTGTTCAACATGCGCGGCCACCCCGGGCAGCAGGAGTCGAGCGAACGCAGCCACGACGAGAACGCCGCGCGCCGACTCTGGACGGCCTCCGAAGACCTCACTGACGCCTCCTACGACCTTCCAGACCCCTAA